ATACACCCCTCGCTGTTACCTGCATTTCCGGGTCTGAAAACCCACCAGCAGGCTTTGGAGGCGGGGGTTCGGGTGCATGGCGTGACCGTTCATTTGGTTACCCCCGAGTTGGACCATGGTCCGATCGTGGACCAGGCCATGTTGTTGGTGTTGCCGGGTGATACGCCTGAAACGCTGGCAGCGCGCGTACTTGCGCTGGAACATCAAATTTATCCCCGAGCCTTGTCAGCATTGGCCAGTGGGCAAATAAAATCAGTGAACGGAAGGCTTGAAGGTACTTTGACCTTGCCTTTGATTCATGCAATTAAATAATAATCAGGAATTCATATATGGCCGGGTCAACTAAAAACACCCCCTTTCGCAAACCCACTACCCGCCGCGACTCCAAGGTCGAGCGCCAGGGCGCACAGTCGCGCTACGGCTTGGTGAGCACGGTTGCACAGTTGATCGACTTGTTGGCCCAGTTTGAAGGCCCGGCAGACGCTGCAATTTCCCGCTTTTTCAAGGATCACCCGGAGTTGGGTGGGCGCGATCGCCCCATGGTGGCCGAGGCTGTGTACTGCTGGTTGCGCTACCGCTACCGTATTAACCACTTGGCGCAGGCTGGCGAAGGCCCCTCAGTGGTTCGCCAGGCCAAGCTGGCTTTGTTGTGGTCAGGTGCGCCCGAGCAGATCTGGTCCGCCGGCAAGCAGGCTGACAACGAGTGGTTAAGCCGCGTAATCAATATTTCGGCCGATGATTTGGGTGTAGAGGCCCGAACCTGCCTGCCCGAGTGGTTTTACTTGAAGCTGGCCGAGCAGTTTGGCGAGTCACGCGCAGAATCGTTTTCACAGGCTGTACTGAGCGCAGCGCCACTTGACTTGCGGGTGAACACGGTGAAAGCCAGTACCACGGATTTGTTGGCGGCGCTTACCAATATGGGTATTCAAGTGAACCCGATCGAGGGCCTGCCCGAAGGCTTGCGCGCAGTGGGTAAGCCCATTGTGGGCAAAACCGAGGTGTTTCAGGAAGGCTACTTTGAAGTGCAGGATGCCGGTAGCCAGTGGGTTAGCCGCTTGGTGGCACCGCGCCGTGGCGACCTGGTGATCGATTTCTGTGCTGGCGCAGGTGGTAAAACGCTTGCAATTGGCGCTCAGATGAAGAACACCGGTCGCATCGTGGCGCTGGATACATCGGAGAAGCGCCTGGTGAAGTTCAAGCCCCGCGCAGCACGGTCGGGTCTGAGCAACTTCTACACCATGGTGATCAACGATGAGGCTGACCCACGCCTGAACAAGTATTTTGGCAAGGCCGACAGGGTTGTGACCGATGTGCCTTGCAGTGGCATGGGCACCTTGAGGCGTAACCCGGATCTTAAATTTAGACAGAGTTTGCAGAGTCTGGCAGAATTGACCGCGAAGCAAAAATCCATCATTGAGCATGCCGCTAAGTTGGTGAAACCCGATGGACGGCTTGTTTACATTACATGCAGTGTTCTTCGTGATGAGAATGAAGACATTGTTAATGCATTTCTGGAAAGCAACCCCGAATTCCGGCTTCGCCGCTGGACCGAGGTGCTTAACCCCGGAGAGCGGCCTGTGAAGGCAAACACGACCGATGACATGCTTCGGTTGTGGCCAGAAGACGGTGAGTCGGATGGCTTTTTTGCAGCAGTGTTACAACGTTCCAAAGCCTGAACTGAATATAAATTCCAAATGTGTTTCGGGTTTGAAAGTACACTTGTACACTGAAAATATGATACGGCTCCTTCAGAAGCAAGACGAGATGGCCGTAACCTTTGAAAGACGACCTGTTGAGAGTTTGTGAATATGATTGAATTTCTGACCTCGGGAATTACCGGTGCATCCGTGCTCCAGATGGTGATTTATACCCTGATCGTAACCCACATCACGATTGTGGCTGTAACCGTGTATTTGCACCGTTGCCAGGCCCACCGTGCTTTGGAAGTCCACCCTGCACTGGCGCATTTTTTCCGCGCCTGGCTGTGGCTGACCACCGGCATGAGCACGCGTGCATGGGCTGCGATTCACCGCAAGCACCACGCCAAGTGTGAAACACCCGATGACCCCCACAGCCCGCAAACCCGTGGTTTGAAAACTGTGTTCTGGCGCGGTGCCGAGTTGTATCGTGCCGAATCCAAGAACCAGGAAACACTGGCCAAATACAGCCATGGCACTCCCGCTGACTTCCTGGAGTTCCAGGTGTACGAGCGTTTCCCTTGGCAGGGTGTTGGTTTTACTCTGGTGCTGAGCTTTATTTTGTTTGGTTTCCCAGGCGTGAGCATTTGGGCCATCCAGATGTTGTGGATTCCTGTTCTGGCCGCTGGTGTGATCAATGGTATCGGCCACTACTGGGGTTACCGCAACTTCGATTGCCCTGACGCAAGCCGTAACATCTCCCCATTCGGTATCCTGATCGGTGGTGAGGAGTTGCACAACAACCACCACACCCATGCCACCTCGGCCAAGCTGAGCAACAAGTGGTACGAGTTCGACATTGGCTGGATGTACATCAAGATTTTCAGTTTCCTCGGTTTGGCCAAGGTAAAGAAAGTGGCTGAATCGCCCAAGTTTTCATCGGAAAG
The nucleotide sequence above comes from Limnobacter thiooxidans. Encoded proteins:
- a CDS encoding DesA family fatty acid desaturase, translating into MIEFLTSGITGASVLQMVIYTLIVTHITIVAVTVYLHRCQAHRALEVHPALAHFFRAWLWLTTGMSTRAWAAIHRKHHAKCETPDDPHSPQTRGLKTVFWRGAELYRAESKNQETLAKYSHGTPADFLEFQVYERFPWQGVGFTLVLSFILFGFPGVSIWAIQMLWIPVLAAGVINGIGHYWGYRNFDCPDASRNISPFGILIGGEELHNNHHTHATSAKLSNKWYEFDIGWMYIKIFSFLGLAKVKKVAESPKFSSESKPVLNLATVQAVVNHRYDVMARYASSMRKAFRSEAGALKQKAANAQERKVLSKGTKLLSIDESKLCDVQRAELAQLCAQSKVINTLVEMRAELRQIWEKTNLSREQMLVQLQAWCERAEQSGIRWLEEMSIRIRRYAA
- a CDS encoding RsmB/NOP family class I SAM-dependent RNA methyltransferase; the protein is MAGSTKNTPFRKPTTRRDSKVERQGAQSRYGLVSTVAQLIDLLAQFEGPADAAISRFFKDHPELGGRDRPMVAEAVYCWLRYRYRINHLAQAGEGPSVVRQAKLALLWSGAPEQIWSAGKQADNEWLSRVINISADDLGVEARTCLPEWFYLKLAEQFGESRAESFSQAVLSAAPLDLRVNTVKASTTDLLAALTNMGIQVNPIEGLPEGLRAVGKPIVGKTEVFQEGYFEVQDAGSQWVSRLVAPRRGDLVIDFCAGAGGKTLAIGAQMKNTGRIVALDTSEKRLVKFKPRAARSGLSNFYTMVINDEADPRLNKYFGKADRVVTDVPCSGMGTLRRNPDLKFRQSLQSLAELTAKQKSIIEHAAKLVKPDGRLVYITCSVLRDENEDIVNAFLESNPEFRLRRWTEVLNPGERPVKANTTDDMLRLWPEDGESDGFFAAVLQRSKA